From Salvelinus namaycush isolate Seneca chromosome 9, SaNama_1.0, whole genome shotgun sequence:
GACCGTTAAACATTTGTTTAGGCTacaccttgttcagtcatgttagcTCATTGCCtagctatatacagtgcatttggaaagtattcagaccccttgactagttccacattttgttacagacttattctaaaattgattcaatattcTTTTTTCATCATctatctaaacacaataccccataatgacaaagtgaaaacggataccttatttacataagtattcagactctttgctatgagactcgaaattgagctcaggtgcatcctgtttccattgatcatccttgagatgtttctacaacttgattggagtccacctgtggtaaattaaattgattggacatgatttggaaagtcacacacctgtctatataaggtcccacagttgacagtgcatgtcagagcaaaaaccgagccatgatgtcgaaggaattgttcagAGAGCTCcgagagaggattgtgtcgagccacggatctggggaagggtaccaaaaatatcTCCGTTATACTTTTGGACATCAATGTGGCTGCAGCATCTGTGGAATGTTGCTAACTTTGGCAGTGATGAGACGAGTTACGGCAGTGCAACCCATAATACTTTGAGGTGATTGAGCTACtactctccttttccctctctgCGATTGGGTGTCTTTTTTTGTATGTAATGTACAATATCTATGTTGGCTGAATTAGGAATTTATATGGCCAGATAATTCTTATACAGTATATGTTTGTCATATTTCTGCTGTTGGGAAGAGAATAGGATGGTATGCAGAAAAATATGTTGGTAAGACAAGGTTATTtatgtttgtgcacatggaagACAGTCATTTGTGTTTACTATAGGTTAATGATGTGATGTGACTAAAATACAAGTTTCATTTTGACAATAACTAGACAAAATcattattcaaatgacaaaaatgtgaCTAAGACTTAATAATAATAGGCCAGTCTGAGATGATAGTGCCATTTATAAAGTCTGGGTAGTGGTTCCTATGCTGTCCAGTAGGGGATGCTATATACCCATCCTCTTGCTATACTCAGCCTTTAGTTGCTTGTGATGGAACTCCAAAACAATGGAGATGGTTTGATGGAGCAATGCCTGTCACTTCCACTAGGATTGAGGTGTTGTGTGTAGGATGGAGTATATAGTATATGTATTGATCTGCAGGTTCTCTTTCAGGATTTGATGGAGGACCAATATGGAGAATGCTATGCCCAGAAACTGGAGGACAGGTTGCTGCATTACCTTCATGTACTGGAGTCGACGCTGCAGAGTGATACATATTTTGACCAGGTGTGTGTACATACAATAATTATTGAGATTGTTTGAGAATTCAATCAAATAGAGAATGTATGTTCTCATGCTATTACATAACTGTCAATGTCCTTGTTATCCATGTGAATGTGCCTATAGCTGTTGAAGCAGGAGGGTCCAATGGCATACGAAGAGGAGTTACTATTGCCGTTAATTACCTGTGACTCCACCTCCCTTGCTGCGTCCTTGAAGAGGCTATTCCACTCTGGTCAACAAACTCAGCATATTAACTATGACATACAGATGTaaacacagtacagtatgtaagaCCACCAGGaacctacagtactgtagataaatattttgtctttctaTTCCTTCAGACGAGTCTTCTTCAAGATGCCATCCCAGCCACGGAGCCAATAAGGTACCAGCACAGGAGAGGGGAATAGGCTGGGAGCTGGAGGGTCCTGGGACCTCGAAAGTTGCGCTAAGGTCGCCCAAGGAGAGAACACACAAAGACGGGCAGTCACAGCTTGACAGGACAAGTCTCTACGCATTCCAGGGTATCTGTCAAGATAACCGAGAGGAGAGATCCAACTCATTGGGGTTGGGTCCACACCATGCTTGTGCAGCTGAGCAAAGTTTAGAGCCACAGGCGCTTATCGTGGAGCTGGGGGTGGATCTGTCCAAAGACAGTCCACTCCTCCTGGAGGAGGAAGTCTCTGATGGGGAGGAGGGGAGCCGAGGCAGGACGGAGGTGGAGGACAGGCAGAACAATGATGAGGTGCCTGAGGCCTCCCCACTGCAGCTGTGCTCTAAACACCAGAAATGGGTGAGGAGCATTCTGCAGGAGTGCTCTGAGGAACTGCTGTGTGAAAAGAGTGATACCCCAGTGCACTGTCAGGGGTCCTCTTCCAACTCATCACAGGACTTGACCCCATCCCTCCTCACCCTTTGTCAACCCCAACATCTAACTCTGGCCACACAGAACCCTTCCCCTCCTCAAACAGTGGCTGTATCCCAACCTACGGCCCTCGATGACAGAGGCCATTCTGAACAGGCTGGAGAACCAGCAGACAGCCCAGAGGCCAGTAGAACACATAGGGTCAAGCTGAGACTGTCTATGGAGAGTCAGGCTCTTCTGCTTATGTCAAAGTTTCTACAGCCATTTGTACGGCTCCGAAAACTGACCCAGCAGGAGTGTAGCATGGCTGCAGAGCTAAGAGGGACCAAGACCCCTGAGGAGGAAGACAATGATAATGGTGAAGAGGATGATGAAGAACATGTGGAAAAAACTCCAGTGTATTCTTATTATGATTTAAACACACTCTATTCTAGTTTTGAATCAAGCTCTGATGAAGATCCTGAAACACAGGATTCAGATCCTGACTATGTTCCTGGATGTGGAAAGAGAATGTACAACCAAAGTGTGTGATGGAGGAAGAAGCATGATCCTGGTGTTGACAATGAGGTATGGGATTAGATTGAGGTATCAGGGTGGTGTCCACCATTTGCCATGGTGAAATGT
This genomic window contains:
- the LOC120053860 gene encoding uncharacterized protein LOC120053860 isoform X1, with protein sequence MEGRGLENHFNPSEIKCLEIIPTLPMWIIEYAWAHRMMDTLDGLDPSRWPEDDLQSVTLDEPWRLRVAAAQAYSIMKTRDIKSFERVMEFMDVTYTLLPRLVAPIKHMKIMFGLKTKIIMWMLREDQGIVNTVLKIIKFFPSRLPQYHECSRQEMHLMRKNHQDFKALAQTLAMDMSMRNSYIKDLMEDQYGECYAQKLEDRLLHYLHVLESTLQSDTYFDQLLKQEGPMAYEEELLLPLITCDSTSLAASLKRLFHSDESSSRCHPSHGANKVPAQERGIGWELEGPGTSKVALRSPKERTHKDGQSQLDRTSLYAFQGICQDNREERSNSLGLGPHHACAAEQSLEPQALIVELGVDLSKDSPLLLEEEVSDGEEGSRGRTEVEDRQNNDEVPEASPLQLCSKHQKWVRSILQECSEELLCEKSDTPVHCQGSSSNSSQDLTPSLLTLCQPQHLTLATQNPSPPQTVAVSQPTALDDRGHSEQAGEPADSPEASRTHRVKLRLSMESQALLLMSKFLQPFVRLRKLTQQECSMAAELRGTKTPEEEDNDNGEEDDEEHVEKTPVYSYYDLNTLYSSFESSSDEDPETQDSDPDYVPGCGKRMYNQSV
- the LOC120053860 gene encoding uncharacterized protein LOC120053860 isoform X2; the protein is MEGRGLENHFNPSEIKCLEIIPTLPMWIIEYAWAHRMMDTLDGLDPSRWPEDDLQSVTLDEPWRLRVAAAQAYSIMKTRDIKSFERVMEFMDVTYTLLPRLVAPIKHMKIMFGLKTKSRQEMHLMRKNHQDFKALAQTLAMDMSMRNSYIKDLMEDQYGECYAQKLEDRLLHYLHVLESTLQSDTYFDQLLKQEGPMAYEEELLLPLITCDSTSLAASLKRLFHSDESSSRCHPSHGANKVPAQERGIGWELEGPGTSKVALRSPKERTHKDGQSQLDRTSLYAFQGICQDNREERSNSLGLGPHHACAAEQSLEPQALIVELGVDLSKDSPLLLEEEVSDGEEGSRGRTEVEDRQNNDEVPEASPLQLCSKHQKWVRSILQECSEELLCEKSDTPVHCQGSSSNSSQDLTPSLLTLCQPQHLTLATQNPSPPQTVAVSQPTALDDRGHSEQAGEPADSPEASRTHRVKLRLSMESQALLLMSKFLQPFVRLRKLTQQECSMAAELRGTKTPEEEDNDNGEEDDEEHVEKTPVYSYYDLNTLYSSFESSSDEDPETQDSDPDYVPGCGKRMYNQSV
- the LOC120053860 gene encoding uncharacterized protein LOC120053860 isoform X3, translated to MSSCLICILVQIIMWMLREDQGIVNTVLKIIKFFPSRLPQYHECSRQEMHLMRKNHQDFKALAQTLAMDMSMRNSYIKDLMEDQYGECYAQKLEDRLLHYLHVLESTLQSDTYFDQLLKQEGPMAYEEELLLPLITCDSTSLAASLKRLFHSDESSSRCHPSHGANKVPAQERGIGWELEGPGTSKVALRSPKERTHKDGQSQLDRTSLYAFQGICQDNREERSNSLGLGPHHACAAEQSLEPQALIVELGVDLSKDSPLLLEEEVSDGEEGSRGRTEVEDRQNNDEVPEASPLQLCSKHQKWVRSILQECSEELLCEKSDTPVHCQGSSSNSSQDLTPSLLTLCQPQHLTLATQNPSPPQTVAVSQPTALDDRGHSEQAGEPADSPEASRTHRVKLRLSMESQALLLMSKFLQPFVRLRKLTQQECSMAAELRGTKTPEEEDNDNGEEDDEEHVEKTPVYSYYDLNTLYSSFESSSDEDPETQDSDPDYVPGCGKRMYNQSV